The Calditerrivibrio nitroreducens DSM 19672 genome window below encodes:
- the nifA gene encoding nif-specific transcriptional activator NifA — protein MFYSDVLKFYKLALETVFQIGKILSMSFYGSNPYENILNILSDYLNVKRGMILIYDKQSDYLFPKAAVGIDSLQYNKLFYRPKEGIVGRVFSMGVSMMIPDIDEEPNFLGKIEREYNYEKTSFYAMTIKDSENVKYGVLAIDKDAYDVVNVKTEFDLLSMICIMLGNFIKQKIQIEENIKTLEEKNLRLSAQIITKYGFKEIVGKSKVMKNVFEKIHMLLKSKAPVLIIGESGTGKEVVAKTIHYNSERKNGPFIAINCAAIPAELIESEIFGYEKGAFTGAVAQKKGKFELANGGTLFLDEIGDMPLGLQSKLLRILQEKEFERVGGTSTIKTDVRIIAATNKNLLEEVHKGNFRLDLFYRLNVFNIILPPLRDRKEDIPYLVEHILKKLNNEYGLNKKIDKQIFAKLMNCDFPGNVRELENCIERAYFNSPSNVISYDDFSCNLCKIPMPKIETCELNDVKQFDNNDKNVDMKENISPETYSERDKIIEALRKCGWVQAKAARLLGVTVRQLNYRIKKYNINIQKI, from the coding sequence ATGTTCTATTCTGATGTTTTGAAATTTTATAAACTTGCCCTTGAAACTGTTTTTCAAATCGGCAAAATTTTATCCATGTCATTTTATGGCTCCAATCCATATGAAAATATCCTGAATATTTTATCCGACTATTTAAATGTTAAAAGGGGGATGATTCTGATATATGATAAACAATCTGACTATCTTTTCCCCAAAGCTGCGGTAGGGATTGATAGTTTGCAGTACAACAAATTGTTTTACAGGCCAAAAGAGGGGATAGTTGGTAGGGTTTTTTCAATGGGTGTTTCAATGATGATTCCTGATATAGACGAAGAACCCAATTTTCTTGGTAAGATTGAACGTGAATATAATTATGAAAAAACTTCCTTCTATGCTATGACTATCAAAGATAGTGAAAATGTTAAATATGGGGTGCTTGCGATAGATAAGGATGCATACGATGTGGTTAACGTAAAGACTGAGTTTGATCTTTTAAGCATGATTTGCATCATGCTCGGAAATTTTATAAAACAGAAAATACAAATTGAGGAAAATATAAAAACACTCGAGGAGAAAAATTTAAGGCTATCTGCACAGATTATAACAAAATACGGGTTCAAAGAGATAGTGGGTAAAAGTAAAGTGATGAAAAATGTATTTGAAAAGATACATATGTTACTTAAATCGAAAGCTCCTGTGCTGATAATCGGAGAGAGTGGTACCGGAAAGGAGGTTGTGGCAAAGACCATCCATTATAATAGTGAAAGAAAAAACGGTCCTTTTATTGCTATAAATTGTGCTGCAATCCCTGCTGAATTAATAGAAAGTGAAATTTTTGGTTATGAAAAAGGCGCTTTTACAGGCGCTGTAGCACAGAAAAAAGGTAAATTCGAACTTGCCAATGGTGGAACACTTTTTCTTGACGAAATAGGGGATATGCCTCTTGGCTTGCAGAGCAAACTTCTGAGAATTTTGCAGGAAAAAGAATTTGAAAGGGTGGGGGGGACTTCCACCATAAAAACCGATGTGAGAATAATTGCTGCAACCAACAAAAATTTACTTGAAGAAGTTCATAAAGGGAATTTCAGGCTCGATTTATTTTATCGTTTGAATGTTTTTAATATAATTTTGCCACCTTTAAGGGATAGAAAGGAAGATATACCGTATCTTGTGGAACATATTTTGAAAAAATTGAATAATGAATATGGACTTAACAAGAAGATAGATAAACAGATATTCGCAAAATTAATGAATTGTGATTTTCCTGGAAATGTCAGGGAACTTGAAAACTGCATTGAAAGGGCTTATTTTAATTCTCCTTCCAATGTAATCTCGTACGATGATTTTTCATGTAATCTCTGTAAAATCCCAATGCCAAAGATCGAAACTTGTGAATTAAATGATGTTAAACAGTTTGATAATAACGATAAAAATGTTGATATGAAGGAAAATATCAGTCCTGAAACTTATTCGGAAAGGGATAAAATAATTGAAGCCTTGAGAAAATGCGGATGGGTTCAGGCAAAAGCGGCCAGGTTGTTAGGGGTTACTGTTCGCCAGCTGAATTACAGGATTAAAAAATATAATATAAATATTCAAAAAATTTAA
- a CDS encoding nitrogen fixation protein NifZ → MTRFKPCQKVKVLNDIRNDGTCSGCRRGSIILKAGSEGFVRELGEFLNSQVIYVHFLEEDKIVGLREDELEILEDFDEDTGRWIPV, encoded by the coding sequence ATGACCAGATTTAAACCGTGTCAAAAAGTAAAGGTCCTAAATGACATACGCAATGACGGCACATGTTCTGGATGCAGAAGGGGGAGTATAATACTGAAAGCAGGTTCAGAGGGATTTGTAAGAGAGCTGGGAGAATTTTTAAATTCGCAGGTGATATATGTTCATTTTCTGGAAGAAGATAAAATAGTCGGCTTAAGAGAAGACGAGTTGGAAATTTTAGAAGATTTTGACGAGGATACCGGAAGATGGATACCTGTATAA
- the fdxB gene encoding ferredoxin III, nif-specific, translating to MPEYITYKTKCGHDFIPEFVMFLDSKKCIGCGRCYKVCPQNVMDLKVMEEDDEDIDCTYMVLVNDHLCIGCKACQKVCPKGCFVHKPLEVKNDQI from the coding sequence ATGCCTGAATACATTACATACAAAACTAAGTGTGGTCACGATTTTATCCCTGAATTTGTTATGTTTCTTGATTCAAAAAAGTGTATCGGTTGTGGTAGGTGCTATAAAGTATGTCCTCAAAATGTCATGGATCTTAAAGTGATGGAAGAAGATGATGAAGATATCGACTGTACATATATGGTACTTGTCAATGATCATTTATGTATTGGATGCAAGGCATGCCAGAAGGTATGTCCAAAAGGATGTTTCGTACATAAACCTTTGGAGGTGAAAAATGACCAGATTTAA